DNA sequence from the Paenibacillus azoreducens genome:
AAAAAGCTTCGATAACGCCGCAATGCTGCAGCAAACCTCCCAGTGATAACGCAATGAGGATCAGGGATACGGACCACATCATCGATTGCAACCCGCCACGGTTAACGATGGAAGCTACCGTTTCGTTTGCAATCGTGCTTTTGTAACCATTCTGCATCACGTTAAACCAGACGTCGACGGCCGTCTGATGCTGAATAAGCGCGGTCACGAGGAGTCCGGTAACGATTCCGGTAATCAGTGTCGGCAGAATCGGAATCCGCTTGAAGGAACAAGCAATAACGGCAAACGGCGACAACAAAGTCAGCCAGTGGATATGGAAGCCGCCTTGCAAAGCAAGTTTGATCTGATCGATTGAAGTTAGATCGACGTTATCGGCCTTGGGCGCAAACAAGAAAAAGACGGTGGTTGCGACAAGCGCCGGCACGGTTGTGTACATCATGTTGCGGATATGAGTGTAAATGGAAACGCCTGCCACAGCAGGGGCAAAATTCGTCGTATCGGATAAAGGCGACATTTTATCGCCAAAACAAGCTCCGCATGCGATCGCTCCGGCTGCCAAGGTCGGCGAAACGCCCGTCGTCATGGCAATTCCCATAAAAGCGACACCAACGGTGCTGACGGTTGTAAACGAGCTGCCGGTAAACATCGACACAACGATGGTGACATATAACGCGCTGATTGCAAAATAATGCGGTTCAATATAATCCAATCCGTAATATAAAATCGTCGGCACCGTTCCGCTCATCATCCATACGGCGATCAGAATCCCGATAAGCGAAAGGATGAGAATCGGCATAATGGCCGTTTGGATGCCTTGAATAATTGCTGATTCAAGCTTCTTCCACGGAAATCCATAGATGCGCAGCAAAGCGGCCGTACCAACGGTCGTTGCCAGCAACGGGAGATGCGGCTGTGCTTTTAATAGAAAGATGGATAGAAACAAAAATGCCAGAATAAAAACGATGAGAATGATACTTTTGGTAAAACTAAGCTGTCGTTCCATGATGAAAAAAGACTCCCTTATGCATTGTTTTGCGGATGCAGCTATATATCCTCGATCCGCTAATGAAAATAAGATGATGCTTCATATTTGCTTTTTGGCTTTTTCGCTTTTTGGCGTAGAAGCACAGGGGTACTATATACGATACGAACCAATGAGTCAATGTTATAAGTTTACATATATGGTGTTTTTACATGCTGAAGAAATGAATACACATAGCGAAAACCGGGCTGTCCCCAAAGTAGGTTAGTAGTTTGCTGATCAGACGAATTAGAAACGGTTGGGTAACCCAAAAGTGACGAGCAGAGCTTGTTCTGCATCGACGCATTGCGAAGTCACACAACACTCTAACGGACACAGCTGACGCTATTGTAGGCAATTTCGACCATTGTGATTTCTAACGGACACAGCTGCAGTTATTTAGTGAAAAAACTCGCTTTTGATGGTGTTTATGGGCAGTTAAGCGCTGTGGTGTCCGTTACATTTTTAAAATAGCTGTTTTTAGCCATTTAGCGGTCGTGGTGTCCGTTAGAATCGGAAGCGTAGGCGGAGGCCGCAGTTCATACTGTCCCAAAATGATGCTCAAAGTGATCCTTTACGTTTACCCGCAAATGGTTTACTTTTGCCGTGGCATCGAAAAGCTGCTGCAAGAAAACCTCCTAGGGCAACAGTCATTCCGGAGTTTCTCCTTGCGAGGGCCAGAGAAGGTCCACGCCGAGTTTGGGATTGTGGCTTTGGCCCACAATCTACCGAAGGTGGCGGGCATCCGCACCGCTGCTTTCCTGCAAAAGCGACAGAACAAAAAAAGTTGGACGGAAAACATGACGTTTTCCCGACCAACTTTTTATTTGGGGGACTTATTGGACAGCCCCTTAAAATGAATCTATCATTTTATTTAACGTAGTAATGAAGCGGATAAGTGCGGTATGCCGCCGGAGGCATTTTCTCGGAAGTGTAAAAACCTGCCGGTGCCTGAAGCAAATCCGGAATGCGGTTGACGACCGTTGCGCAGGTCAGCTCTACTGTTGCCGGCTGCGTAATGTTCACGACGGTTTCAGGTTCGCCTTTAATGACCCAATCGTTGTGGTCCACTTCGTCCTCGGCATATACTTTACCGATACATTCCGTGACGATCACCGGTCCCTGATGGGTAACGGTAGTAACCACTGCGGACATGCCTGTAGCATCGCCGGCCGGAATCGTTTTGCCAAGCGTAGCCGAATCGAGATCCTTTTCATGCGTCATCGGAACCAGCTGTTGATCCATCGATTTGATGGTCCAGCCGAACTGGGAACACAGCCATTCGTTGGCGTTTCTCATAAAGGACGGAAGATCGTTGTTGCTGGCAATCTTTTCGTCGAATTCCTTCAGCGTCAGACCCGCTCCATGAACTTCCGCAAGCGCGATGCCATACTCTTCGACGTTGTAGCTGGATTTGCCTTCGATTCTCGTAATTTGATGCGTTGCTCCCGCCAGTGCGGTAATCAAATTGCCCCAGAATACATCTTGATACCCCGAACCGCTCAAAGTGCAGTTATTGTCTTTGGCTAGCCGGTCCAAGCGATTTGTCAGCGCCGGGGAGGTCGTCCAAGGATAAAATGCTTCTTCGCATGTGCTGATTGCGTTGACGCCGTGACGGGCAGCCAATTCAAAAGCGCTGTACGTATCCGTCATCAAACTGGTGGTCGAGATGATACATACGTGCGCGTCGCATTCCTTGAATACTTGCTCGGCATCGGAACGGACGGGAACGTTCAACTTCATGCCCAGTCCTGCCACTTCGCCTACGTCTTTGCCGACAACACTCGGATTCATATCAATTGCCCCTACGATTTCCGCGCCTTTTTCATGCAAATATTTCAGGAAAACCTGACCCATTTTACCGCAGCCATACTGAATCACTCTAATTCTTTCATTCATGTGGACAACCTCCTAGATTGTTATTTATTTCACATACTATGTCTTTGATGAATCTTGGGAGCTCCTATGTCCTTATCATAAACTCTATAGTAACTATAGAGTCAAGCCTTTTTGACCGGTACTTGCAGTTTCATAAACATGTTGCGTTCATCATGATGAAAAATCGGCAGTTCCACCACTACTTCGCAAATATAATCCCCGATGATTTCATAGCCATGCTCATGCACGTAATCGAATAATTTATGCGCATACTCACGTTCGCGAAAGAAGCTGTCGCAGTATATGCACAAATAGTCATGCTCAGGGATGATCTCAACGCCAGACTGCATATCAAAATCGTCGTCTACGAACAGGAAAACCTCTGTCGATTCAAACAGCCCCTGCTCCATCGTCTTCTGACGGATAATGGAACCGACATTGCAAAAATAAGCCATTGGCAAATGATTAACGATTGCTTGGGACCGCAGCTCCCGCAGTATATACTCATACGTTTCGAGCGTATTTTCATAAATATTGACTTTGCTGTCGTAGCAATAAATTTTACGCGCGGGAATATGCTGCGAGGTGATTAACCCGTCCTCCGGCGCATTCATGTAAGTATCGTAATTTTTAATGCTGACCTGGACCGCCTTTTTCATCTGATCCAGTTCCGTCATTTTTCGTTCAATGAGGTCCGCTTGCTGACGCAGCATTTCAGGGATCGATTCCACGTCCTCCTTGTCGAACCAATCTTTGATACGGTCCAAGGACATGCCTAAATATTTCATATAATTAATCATGTCCAGCCTCGCGCATTGCTTGATTCCATAATAGCGGTATCCCGTATTTTCATCGACATATTCAGGTTGTAATAGCCCAAGCTTCGCATAATAACGCAGCGTCTGCACAGAGGTATGGTTCAATTCAGCCATGCGTCCGATCGATAATTTCTCCATATCAATAAATCCTTTCATTTCTGACATGTTGATTCTATGTATGCCCGGGCGAAGTCGGATGTTTCGCCAAAAAATCAAGGACAAGCCTGTTAATTTCTTCTTTTTGTTCGATACTTAAAAAATGCCCTGCCCTAGGGACCGTTGCGGTCGTAATATCGGGAATACGGCTTGCTTTTGCCAGAACATCCGGGATAGCTTCACGGTAAATGACCTCATCTTCCCCGACGATGAACAAGGTAGGCACCTTTAGTTGTGACAGTTCTTCATCCGAATAGACAGTCGGAAGCAGCCCAAGCTTCGGCTTGCAATTTTTGTAACTGGCCGTAATCAAAGCTCTGTAGGACATAGGCAGCAGATTCAGGTTATGATGCGGAGACATGCACCAAGTAAACGCGCGATCGATCATATACTTGGTCGGGAACATGACGGCCGGGATCATATGGAAATAAAACATCCTGGACAGCGGCGCAAAAGAACTTGCGGGTGCAAGCAGCCCAAGCGAACGTAACCGTTTCGGATAGGCCATCGCAAAATTCAAAGCCAAAAAACCACCCATTGAATGTCCCAATAGATGAAAG
Encoded proteins:
- a CDS encoding MerR family transcriptional regulator, giving the protein MEKLSIGRMAELNHTSVQTLRYYAKLGLLQPEYVDENTGYRYYGIKQCARLDMINYMKYLGMSLDRIKDWFDKEDVESIPEMLRQQADLIERKMTELDQMKKAVQVSIKNYDTYMNAPEDGLITSQHIPARKIYCYDSKVNIYENTLETYEYILRELRSQAIVNHLPMAYFCNVGSIIRQKTMEQGLFESTEVFLFVDDDFDMQSGVEIIPEHDYLCIYCDSFFREREYAHKLFDYVHEHGYEIIGDYICEVVVELPIFHHDERNMFMKLQVPVKKA
- a CDS encoding alpha/beta fold hydrolase; its protein translation is MDTKVLSIFKNDENKARFTAAYDQALTEWPVPYESCFVTTSFGMTHIIKSGDVSKPPLLLIHGMTATSLMWSPNIAEWSAYYYVNCIEVPGDFGKSMLLKQMSSNEAAAEWLQELAAELQLNDFHLLGHSMGGFLALNFAMAYPKRLRSLGLLAPASSFAPLSRMFYFHMIPAVMFPTKYMIDRAFTWCMSPHHNLNLLPMSYRALITASYKNCKPKLGLLPTVYSDEELSQLKVPTLFIVGEDEVIYREAIPDVLAKASRIPDITTATVPRAGHFLSIEQKEEINRLVLDFLAKHPTSPGHT
- the nhaC gene encoding Na+/H+ antiporter NhaC; the encoded protein is MERQLSFTKSIILIVFILAFLFLSIFLLKAQPHLPLLATTVGTAALLRIYGFPWKKLESAIIQGIQTAIMPILILSLIGILIAVWMMSGTVPTILYYGLDYIEPHYFAISALYVTIVVSMFTGSSFTTVSTVGVAFMGIAMTTGVSPTLAAGAIACGACFGDKMSPLSDTTNFAPAVAGVSIYTHIRNMMYTTVPALVATTVFFLFAPKADNVDLTSIDQIKLALQGGFHIHWLTLLSPFAVIACSFKRIPILPTLITGIVTGLLVTALIQHQTAVDVWFNVMQNGYKSTIANETVASIVNRGGLQSMMWSVSLILIALSLGGLLQHCGVIEAFFRKLVEPLKRSSSIVLMTGASSIAVNAMTGEQYLSILLPGQMFKDEYARRTLPAKTLSRTLEDCGTLVNPLIPWGVSGAFFAATLGVPVVEYIPYATFLWLSPIFTFAYALIPRLQRNSLGSEKAIAK
- a CDS encoding dihydrodipicolinate reductase translates to MNERIRVIQYGCGKMGQVFLKYLHEKGAEIVGAIDMNPSVVGKDVGEVAGLGMKLNVPVRSDAEQVFKECDAHVCIISTTSLMTDTYSAFELAARHGVNAISTCEEAFYPWTTSPALTNRLDRLAKDNNCTLSGSGYQDVFWGNLITALAGATHQITRIEGKSSYNVEEYGIALAEVHGAGLTLKEFDEKIASNNDLPSFMRNANEWLCSQFGWTIKSMDQQLVPMTHEKDLDSATLGKTIPAGDATGMSAVVTTVTHQGPVIVTECIGKVYAEDEVDHNDWVIKGEPETVVNITQPATVELTCATVVNRIPDLLQAPAGFYTSEKMPPAAYRTYPLHYYVK